The genomic interval AAAACAGGGGATGGACCACAGTCCTTTCCCCTGCCGTAGAACAAGAGATCTATAGAGGAAAATCAACTCGCGAGGCAGGCCTTGACCTTATCTGCCAGCTCGGCAAACGCCCCTTTGTCGAACACGGCGAGGTCAGCCAAGACTTTCCTATCAATCTCTATGGAAGCCTTATGCAATCCATTCATAAACCGGCTGTAGGAAATTCCACATTCACGGGCGGCTGCATTGATACGTATGATCCACAATCCCCTGAATTGGCGCTTTCGCTGCCGGCGGTCCCGATAGGCGTACTGTCCTGCCTTGGTTACTGCCTGCTTGGCAACACGGTAGACGTTTTTCCGGCGCCCCCGATAACCCTTCGCCTGGCTAAGAACCTTTTTGTGCCTCGCATGGGCGGTAACGCTGCGCTTTCCTCTTGCCATCCCAATATTTCCTCACATTATGTGTACGGCAATAGACGGCGTACTGCCTTTTCGTCGTTATCACTCAATGCGATTAAGGGCCGCAATTGGCGTTT from Gammaproteobacteria bacterium carries:
- the rplT gene encoding 50S ribosomal protein L20; this translates as MARGKRSVTAHARHKKVLSQAKGYRGRRKNVYRVAKQAVTKAGQYAYRDRRQRKRQFRGLWIIRINAAARECGISYSRFMNGLHKASIEIDRKVLADLAVFDKGAFAELADKVKACLAS